A genome region from Megalobrama amblycephala isolate DHTTF-2021 linkage group LG18, ASM1881202v1, whole genome shotgun sequence includes the following:
- the LOC125253154 gene encoding gastrula zinc finger protein XlCGF7.1-like isoform X6, with product MEIKEEPCRIKDEDTEEQIDLMEVNEDKPHHFTNDDGKLTYKNGKQHLFQKPHLKNEDGNAVVSKTEENFTQKQTGKSGVIRSFTCSECGNSFIQKGHLNVHMRIHTGEKPFTCTQCGKSFSRKTSLKDHLRSHSGVRSFSCDQCDKTFVFKQDLRRHLKVHAGVKPHFCSICEKRFSQPQHLQVHQTIHTGVRPYVCFDCGKSFTTLDKLKIHQRIHTGEKPYKCSHCGKVFAHLGTLKHHQRSHTGEKPHKCSHCEKSFTHSSSLKAHERIHTGERPYQCSSCGKSFIQISHLQSHKKKNCLNVSN from the exons AAAGATGAAGATACAGAGGAACAAATAG ACCTGATGGAAGTGAATGAAGATAAACCTCATCATTTCACAAATGATGATGGGAAACTGACATATAAAAATGGCAAACAACATCTTTTTCAAAAAcctcatttaaaaaatgaagatGGAAATGCAGTTGTTTCAAAGACTGAAGagaatttcacacaaaaacaaactggaaaATCTGGAGTCATAAGATCTTTCACTTGCTCTGAGTGTGGAAATAGTTTCATTCAAAAAGGACACTTAAATgtgcacatgagaattcacactggagaaaaaccgttcacatgcactcagtgtggaaagagtttcagtcgcAAAACCTCTCTCAAAGATCATCTGCGCTCTCACTCTGGAGTGAGATCGTTCAGCTGTGATCAGTGtgataaaacatttgtttttaaacaagacttaaGAAGACACCTTAAAGTTCATGCTGGTGTGAAGCCTCACTTTTGTTCTATTTGTGAAAAGAGGTTTTCACAACCGCAACATTTACAAGTTCACCAAACTATTCATACTGGTGTGAGACCTTATGTGTGCTTCgactgtgggaagagcttcactACATTagacaaattaaaaatacaccagagaattcatactggagagaaaccgtacaAGTGCTCACACTGTGGAAAGGTTTTCGCTCATTTAGGGACCCTGAAACATCACCAGAGAagtcatactggagagaaaccgcACAAGTGCTCACACTGTGAAAAGAGTTTCACTCATTCATCATCCTTGAAAGCTCATgagagaattcatactggagagaggCCGTATCAGTGCTCTtcatgtgggaagagtttcatcCAAATATCTCATTTACAGAGTCATAAGAAAAAGAATTGCCTGAATGTGTCTAATTGA